One window of Ammospiza nelsoni isolate bAmmNel1 chromosome 12, bAmmNel1.pri, whole genome shotgun sequence genomic DNA carries:
- the LOC132078796 gene encoding basic proline-rich protein-like, protein MPQLLDAPAPLPPIAYRYTEITPQLYAEAQGHQIEATTPPPPASSPEPRGAPGRLRAGAEAVLALLELRVGPERDSTAPASPRPLKGPAPPPPPPALPNGCGGSGRAALPRDHGSPTAARFAGGEDKPLKPASAPHRGSRRTARRPYGSDSSHEPRTRPPRHRIAPPRSPDGPTGRRTWGAGPRTRADTAPAQPTRQPISDQEGRGPAPVSPFG, encoded by the exons ATGCCACAGCTCTTAGATGCACCCGCGCCATTACCACCGATAGCTTATCGTTATACTGAGATCACCCCGCAGCTCTACGCCGAGGCTCAGGGCCACCAGATTGAAGCCACAACACCCCCTCCCCCGGCAAgcagccccgagccccggggAGCCCCAG GCCGGCTGCGGGCCGGGGCGGAGGCGGTTCTTGCTCTGCTGGAGCTTCGGGTCGGCCCGGAACGCGACAGCACCGCCCCCGCCTCGCCCCGCCCGTTAAAGGGCCCGGCGCCTCCGCCCCCTCCGCCGGCGTTACCCAACGGCTGCGGCGGCAGCGGGCGGGCAGCGCTACCGAGGGATCACGGCAGCCCCACGGCGGCCCGGTTTGCCG GAGGAGAGGATAAACCGCTGAAACCGGCGAGCGCTCCTCACCGCGGGAGCCGCCGCACGGCCCGGCGTCCTTACGGCAGCGATTCCAGTCACG AGCCCCGAACCCGCCCCCCCCGGCACCGGATCGCCCCCCCCAGGTCCCCGGACGGCCCCACCGGTCGCCGTACCtggggggcggggccgcgcacGAGGGCCGACACGGCGCCCGCGCAGCCGACACGCCAGCCAATCAGCGACCAGGAGGGGCGGGGCCCGGCTCCGGTTTCTCCCTTTGGCTGA